One segment of Candidatus Neomarinimicrobiota bacterium DNA contains the following:
- the sufD gene encoding Fe-S cluster assembly protein SufD encodes MSYLEDQFSAHLTASNHEPQSLKDLRNQAFGQFHEIGFPARNWEEWRFTGTAAVEKAKFRLTGSQDLPASVESCIDALAVPTLLFVNGHYQPQLSEVPEGIEVRTLLDAYLEEPSNVCNGFAAGPSPFAFLNTAFMNTGLFIRISSNMPENTYLRISFLITNPAEPIMNHPRLVIEADNDSRCTIVEHYRGEGETAYWNNAVTVFRLGRNSNICHIRIQDESRTAAHLASTHYQLESGATVNSQHMASGSSLHRNDVQVNLSGPDACAILRGLCLAREDQHLDYHINVDHQVEQVSSLVLFKYILADRAEGVFNGRAMVRSGAQQIDADQKNKNLLLSDNATMNSNPQLEIYADDVKCTHGSSTGQLDVDALFYLRSRGIDPATAQTLMTSGFANEVLDKIEPPAVREHCQTTLSNWLRDTGKELTVL; translated from the coding sequence ATGAGTTATCTCGAAGATCAATTCAGCGCCCATCTCACGGCAAGTAACCACGAACCGCAGTCCCTCAAAGATCTGCGAAACCAGGCATTCGGTCAGTTCCATGAAATCGGCTTTCCCGCACGTAACTGGGAAGAGTGGAGATTTACTGGTACGGCAGCAGTGGAGAAGGCCAAATTTCGCCTCACGGGATCCCAGGACCTGCCGGCCTCTGTAGAAAGCTGTATTGATGCTCTCGCCGTCCCTACACTGTTGTTTGTCAACGGTCATTACCAGCCTCAACTGTCTGAAGTACCCGAAGGTATTGAAGTGCGTACACTGCTGGATGCTTACCTTGAGGAGCCGTCCAACGTCTGCAACGGTTTTGCTGCCGGACCGAGCCCTTTTGCCTTCCTCAACACAGCTTTTATGAATACAGGTCTGTTCATACGAATTTCCAGCAATATGCCTGAGAATACGTATCTGCGGATTTCGTTTCTTATTACAAATCCGGCCGAGCCCATCATGAATCATCCCCGCCTTGTTATTGAAGCCGATAATGACAGCCGTTGTACCATTGTAGAACACTACCGGGGTGAAGGCGAGACCGCTTACTGGAATAATGCCGTTACGGTATTCAGACTGGGCAGGAACAGCAACATCTGTCATATCCGGATTCAGGATGAGAGCAGGACAGCTGCTCATCTGGCCTCTACCCACTATCAGTTGGAATCGGGGGCAACAGTCAATTCTCAGCATATGGCCAGCGGATCCTCTCTTCACAGGAATGATGTTCAAGTTAATCTGAGCGGCCCTGACGCCTGTGCCATTCTGAGGGGGCTGTGTCTGGCGCGCGAAGATCAGCACTTGGATTACCACATTAATGTAGATCACCAGGTGGAACAGGTAAGCAGCCTGGTGCTGTTCAAGTACATCCTTGCTGATCGCGCCGAAGGGGTGTTCAACGGGCGAGCTATGGTCAGATCAGGGGCTCAGCAGATCGATGCTGATCAGAAAAATAAAAATCTTCTGTTAAGCGACAATGCAACCATGAATTCAAATCCACAGCTTGAAATCTATGCTGACGACGTCAAATGTACGCACGGCTCTTCCACCGGCCAGCTGGATGTGGATGCCCTTTTCTATCTTCGTTCCAGAGGGATCGATCCAGCAACAGCACAAACGTTGATGACCAGCGGTTTCGCCAACGAAGTCCTGGATAAGATTGAACCGCCAGCCGTAAGAGAACATTGCCAGACCACACTCTCTAACTGGTTACGTGACACAGGTAAGGAGCTCACCGTTCTGTGA